From one Pirellulales bacterium genomic stretch:
- a CDS encoding PQQ-like beta-propeller repeat protein — translation MSDDLTSATSASSPVAAPPAGIRWRGGVAIVVLTLLAIGGVFVVIGDQQMRVLIPQLLAILGAALLVLWFVFLSGATLRSRLLVAVIALAGLGGLKACTRRVGLTGDFWLDFTWRWEPQATTVATNATQVDLRSTTPHDFPQFLGVHRDCHVPGVRLDGDWTQHAPRLLWKLPIGEGWSGFAVVGPYALTQELRGPNECTLCYEIATGRICWTREGKAGMISAIGGNGPRCTPTIVDGRVYVYSSLGELACLDGSTGKEIWSRDVIADYGGAVVQWGMSSSPLVYGNLVIVVTGGTRSNTLAAYDIQSGSPRWAAGSDLSGYASAGVAKLLGREQILILNNKTITSHDPETGTELWSYSWPGDNSKCSQPVAIGEDRVFISSGYGVGSALFRLTTDPAGKITTETIWRNKNVMKTKFTNVAIQDGYVYGLDDGILSCVALETGQRRWKQGRYGHGQILLVGEHLVVQTEPGEVVLVAADPAKHRELGRVAALSSKTWNTLAVAGKYLLVRNDKEAACFELPLAAAQISGP, via the coding sequence TTCCCCAGTGGCCGCGCCGCCCGCGGGCATCCGCTGGCGAGGCGGCGTCGCCATCGTGGTGTTGACGTTGTTGGCGATCGGCGGCGTGTTTGTCGTCATCGGCGATCAGCAAATGCGCGTGCTGATTCCCCAGCTCTTGGCCATCCTCGGCGCGGCTTTGCTGGTGCTTTGGTTTGTCTTTCTCTCCGGTGCGACGCTCCGTTCACGGTTGCTGGTCGCGGTGATCGCCCTCGCGGGCTTGGGCGGTCTCAAGGCGTGTACGCGCCGTGTCGGCCTCACCGGCGATTTCTGGCTCGATTTCACCTGGCGCTGGGAACCGCAGGCCACGACGGTGGCCACGAACGCGACTCAGGTCGATCTGCGCTCGACGACGCCGCACGATTTTCCGCAGTTCCTCGGCGTTCACCGCGACTGCCACGTGCCGGGCGTCCGGCTCGACGGCGATTGGACGCAGCACGCGCCGCGTCTGCTCTGGAAGCTGCCCATTGGCGAGGGCTGGTCGGGATTCGCGGTCGTGGGTCCCTATGCGCTGACGCAGGAGCTCCGCGGTCCGAACGAATGCACGTTGTGCTACGAAATCGCCACCGGCCGCATTTGCTGGACCCGCGAAGGCAAGGCCGGCATGATCTCGGCGATCGGCGGCAACGGGCCCCGCTGCACGCCGACCATCGTGGACGGGCGCGTCTACGTGTACAGTTCGCTCGGCGAATTGGCTTGCCTGGATGGTTCGACGGGCAAGGAAATCTGGTCGCGCGATGTGATCGCCGACTACGGGGGCGCGGTCGTCCAGTGGGGGATGAGCAGTTCACCCCTGGTCTACGGCAACCTGGTAATCGTGGTCACCGGCGGCACGCGCAGCAACACGCTCGCGGCCTACGACATCCAGTCGGGCAGCCCGCGCTGGGCGGCCGGAAGCGACCTGTCGGGCTACGCTTCGGCAGGCGTGGCCAAGCTGTTGGGCCGTGAGCAGATCCTCATACTGAACAACAAGACGATCACGAGCCACGATCCTGAAACAGGGACCGAGCTGTGGTCGTATTCCTGGCCTGGCGACAATTCGAAGTGTTCGCAGCCGGTTGCCATCGGCGAGGACCGCGTGTTCATCTCCAGCGGCTACGGCGTGGGCAGCGCGCTCTTCCGGTTGACCACCGACCCGGCGGGCAAGATCACGACGGAAACCATTTGGCGCAACAAGAACGTCATGAAGACCAAGTTCACTAACGTTGCCATTCAAGACGGCTACGTTTACGGTCTCGACGACGGCATCCTCTCATGCGTCGCATTGGAAACCGGCCAGCGCCGCTGGAAGCAGGGCCGTTACGGCCATGGGCAGATTCTGCTGGTCGGCGAGCATCTCGTCGTGCAGACCGAGCCGGGCGAAGTCGTCCTCGTGGCGGCGGACCCGGCCAAGCATCGCGAGCTGGGGCGCGTGGCCGCGCTGTCGAGCAAGACTTGGAACACGCTGGCCGTGGCGGGCAAGTATCTGCTGGTTCGTAATGACAAGGAGGCGGCCTGCTTCGAGCTGCCCTTGGCGGCCGCACAGATCAGCGGACCATAG